The following are encoded in a window of Echeneis naucrates chromosome 19, fEcheNa1.1, whole genome shotgun sequence genomic DNA:
- the qrfprb gene encoding pyroglutamylated RF-amide peptide receptor, giving the protein MTEASTDSGSTKITPEVFQEMLQYYNLSRGEFISTYNIQPLVYVPELPSGAKATFVIMYAVIFVLALAGNSLVIYIIVKKRPTQTATDIFICSLAVSDLLITFFCIPFTLLQNISSQWLGGVLVCKTVPFVQTTAIVTGILTMTCIAIERYQGIVFPLKMRQQYSSKRAYKMLGLVWFVSVIVGSPMLFVQQVQVKYDFLYDHYHVCCQESWRSLTHRQVYTTFIMVALFLLPLAAMLFLYTRIAIELWIRKRVGDSSVLNTMNHREISKICRKKKRAVKMMITIVLLFTICWAPFHTVHMLFEYYDLENKYDGVKLNMIIAVVQAIGFFNSFNNPIVYAFMNENFKESCVSTLSHCIRKPNQQGRAAVVPKLSVQFIKPQSREAFLESDEGNNLKQHSAAKGPLSSSLGESSLEIIGEKISTIQTHLPANSSCEVK; this is encoded by the exons ATGACAGAAGCTTCCACAGACTCGGGATCCACCAAAATAACTCCGGAGGTTTTCCAGGAGATGCTCCAGTACTACAACCTGAGCCGCGGGGAGTTCATCAGCACCTACAACATCCAGCCGCTCGTCTACGTCCCCGAGTTACCGTCCGGAGCCAAGGCCACCTTCGTCATCATGTACGCGGTCATCTTCGTCCTGGCTCTGGCTGGAAACAGCTTGGTCATCTACATTATAGTGAAGAAACGTCCGACCCAGACAGCCACGGATATTTTCATCTGCTCCCTGGCGGTCAGCGACCTGCTCATCACTTTCTTCTGCATCCCCTTCACCCTCCTGCAGAACATCTCCTCTCAGTGGCTCGGAG GGGTTCTGGTTTGCAAGACAGTTCCTTTTGTGCAGACCACAGCCATAGTAACAGGCATCCTCACAATGACCTGCATTGCCATTGAGAGATACCAGGGCATTGTCTTCCCCCTGAAAATGAGGCAGCAGTACTCATCGAAAAGAGCATACAAGATGCTAG GACTGGTGTGGTTTGTCTCAGTGATAGTTGGTTCACCAATGCTGTTTGTGCAACAGGTGCAG GTGAAATACGACTTCTTGTACGATCACTACCACGTGTGCTGTCAGGAAAGTTGGCGCTCTCTAACGCACAGGCAGGTTTATACCACCTTCATCATGGTGGCCCTTTTCCTGCTCCCTTTGGCAGCCATGCTGTTCCTCTACACGCGCATCGCTATCGAGCTGTGGATCCGCAAGAGAGTGGGCGACTCCTCAGTCctcaacaccatgaaccacagGGAGATAAGCAAGATTTGCAG GAAAAAGAAACGAGCCGTTAAAATGATGATCACCATCGTTTTGTTATTCACCATTTGCTGGGCACCATTCCACACAGTGCACATGCTGTTCGAATACT ATGatctggaaaataaatatgacgGAGTGAAGCTAAACATGATCATCGCTGTGGTTCAAGCCATTGGGTTCTTCAACAGCTTCAACAATCCCATCGTGTACGCTTTCATGAACGAGAACTTTAAGGAGAGCTGCGTCTCCACCCTTTCCCACTGCATCAGAAAACCTAACCAGCAGGGCCGCGCAGCGGTGGTGCCCAAACTGAGCGTGCAGTTCATCAaaccacagagcagagaagcCTTTCTGGAATCCGATGAAGGGAACAACCTAAAGCAGCATTCAGCAGCAAAAGGTCCTCTGAGCTCGTCACTGGGAGAGAGCTCGCTGGAAATAATAGGAGAGAAAATctccaccatccaaacacaccTTCCTGCAAACAGCTCGTGTGAAGTCAAATGA